Proteins encoded together in one Triticum dicoccoides isolate Atlit2015 ecotype Zavitan chromosome 7B, WEW_v2.0, whole genome shotgun sequence window:
- the LOC119335975 gene encoding uncharacterized protein LOC119335975 isoform X1 produces MEHGTSSAAALWGHEHLPLLARARSKDSVEYILQALWRTRRTGLDAADRAIVRDILQLPSDSELDPLLVCLRILTRRCVHDNIAKEEIPKLFPKEVLPELQRLLTLLLQKFQPEWREDTLKDQASAANSGTTKGHLSKNQDASEQPATTQLHCGTSSAKVSSESGEKEGKLQLAKDSLDKMLNDVYPVRGKVSNAGNTNGGHGEAARST; encoded by the exons ATGGAGCACGGGACGTCATCGGCGGCGGCGCTCTGGGGGCACGAGCACCTCCCGCTGCTGGCCCGCGCGCGCTCCAAGGACTCGGTAGAGTACATCCTGCAGGCCCTTTGGCGCACCCGCCGCACCGGCCTCGACGCCGCCGACCGCGCCATCGTCCGCGACATCCTCCAGCTCCCCTCCGACTCCGAGCTCGACCCC CTCTTGGTGTGCCTCAGGATACTGACCCGCAGGTGCGTCCATGACAACATCGCGAAGGAGGAGATTCCGAAGCTTTTCCCCAAGGAGGTGCTGCCCGAGCTGCAAAGGCTGCTCACTTTGCTCCTGCAGAAGTTTCAGCCGGAGTGGCGAGAGGACACCTTAAAGGATCAG GCATCCGCGGCGAATTCGGGAACAACAAAAGGCCATTTGAGTAAAAATCAAGACGCGTCAGAGCAACCAGCTACTACACAG CTTCACTGTGGTACATCATCAGCAAAGGTGTCGTCTGAATCAGGAGAGAAAGAAGGGAAGCTACAGTTAGCTAAGGATTCCTTAGACAAAATGCTCAACGATGTATACCCAGTCAGGGGCAAAGTGTCAAATGCT GGCAATACCAACGGGGGCCATGGAGAAGCAGCCAGAAGCACTTAG
- the LOC119335975 gene encoding uncharacterized protein LOC119335975 isoform X2 — translation MEHGTSSAAALWGHEHLPLLARARSKDSVEYILQALWRTRRTGLDAADRAIVRDILQLPSDSELDPLLVCLRILTRRCVHDNIAKEEIPKLFPKEVLPELQRLLTLLLQKFQPEWREDTLKDQASAANSGTTKGHLSKNQDASEQPATTQLHCGTSSAKVSSESGEKEGKLQLAKDSLDKMLNDVYPVRGKVSNAVRQYQRGPWRSSQKHLGKDDSTASFLALRAFF, via the exons ATGGAGCACGGGACGTCATCGGCGGCGGCGCTCTGGGGGCACGAGCACCTCCCGCTGCTGGCCCGCGCGCGCTCCAAGGACTCGGTAGAGTACATCCTGCAGGCCCTTTGGCGCACCCGCCGCACCGGCCTCGACGCCGCCGACCGCGCCATCGTCCGCGACATCCTCCAGCTCCCCTCCGACTCCGAGCTCGACCCC CTCTTGGTGTGCCTCAGGATACTGACCCGCAGGTGCGTCCATGACAACATCGCGAAGGAGGAGATTCCGAAGCTTTTCCCCAAGGAGGTGCTGCCCGAGCTGCAAAGGCTGCTCACTTTGCTCCTGCAGAAGTTTCAGCCGGAGTGGCGAGAGGACACCTTAAAGGATCAG GCATCCGCGGCGAATTCGGGAACAACAAAAGGCCATTTGAGTAAAAATCAAGACGCGTCAGAGCAACCAGCTACTACACAG CTTCACTGTGGTACATCATCAGCAAAGGTGTCGTCTGAATCAGGAGAGAAAGAAGGGAAGCTACAGTTAGCTAAGGATTCCTTAGACAAAATGCTCAACGATGTATACCCAGTCAGGGGCAAAGTGTCAAATGCTGTGA GGCAATACCAACGGGGGCCATGGAGAAGCAGCCAGAAGCACTTAGGAAAGGATGATTCTACCGCTTCTTTTTTAGCTCTGAGGGCATTTTTTTAG
- the LOC119335974 gene encoding sulfite oxidase-like yields the protein MPGLTAPSDYAEEPPRHPALRINSKEPFNAEPHRSALVSSYITPVDFFYKRNHGPIPKVDDISRYSVSISGLINKHIQLSMDDIRMLPKYNVTATLQCAGNKRTAMSKVRKVRGVGWDVSALGNATWGGAKLSDVLELVGIHKLSSVTSLGGKHVEFVSVDRCKEEKGGPYKASIPLKQATDPDADVLLAYEMNGETINRDHGYPLRVVVPGVIGARSVKWLDSINIIKEECQGFFMQKDYKMFPPTVDWDNINWSTRRPQMDFPVQSAICTLEDVDVIKEGKARIAGYAVSGGGRGIERVDISVDGGKTWVEAHRCQKSNVPYVSDGAQSDKWAWVLFEATLDIPPNAEIVAKAVDSAANIQPEKVEDIWNLRGILNTSWHRIKIQNTSCVSRSKM from the exons ATGCCGGGGCTCACGGCGCCATCGGACTACGCGGAGGAGCCGCCGCGCCACCCGGCCCTCAGGATCAACTCCAAG GAGCCATTTAATGCTGAGCCTCATCGATCTGCGTTAGTTTCATCTTATATCACCCCAGTGGATTTCTTCTACAAGAGGAATCATGGACCAATTCCCAAAGTTGATGATATCTCAAG ATACAGTGTTTCCATCAGTGgcctcattaataagcatatccagCTGTCCATGGATGACATTAG GATGCTTCCGAAGTACAATGTCACTGCAACATTACAG TGTGCAGGCAATAAGAGAACTGCAATGAGTAAGGTACGGAAAGTGAGAGGTGTTGGATGGGACGTATCTGCTCTTGGAAATG CAACTTGGGGTGGAGCAAAACTATCCGATGTCCTTGAACTAGTTGGAATACATAAACTCAGTTCAGTCACATCTTTAGGAGGCAAACATGTTGAGTTCGTCAGTGTTGACAGGTGTAAA GAGGAGAAAGGTGGCCCCTATAAGGCATCAATTCCACTAAAGCAGGCAACAGATCCTGATGCTGATGTGTTACTCGCATATGAAATGAATGGAGAG ACCATCAATCGTGACCATGGATATCCACTCCGTGTGGTCGTACCTGGTGTTATAGGTGCACGCTCCGTAAAATGGCTTGACAGCATCAACATAATCAAGGAAGAATGCCAG GGTTTTTTTATGCAAAAAGATTACAAGATGTTCCCACCTACCGTAGATTGGGACAATATTAATTGGTCAACTAGAAGACCACAAATGGATTTTCCTGTGCAG TCTGCTATTTGCACCCTGGAAGATGTGGATGTTATCAAGGAAGGAAAG GCTAGAATTGCTGGATATGCAGTCTCAGGTGGCGGCCGCGGCATTGAGAGAGTAGATATATCTGTTGATGGGGGTAAAACATGGGTTGAAGCTCATAGATGTCAGAAAAGCAATGTGCCATACGTCTCTGATGGAGCTCAAAGCGACAAGTGGGCATGGGTTCTATTTGAGGCCACATTGGACATACCACCAAATGCCGAGATAGTAGCTAAGGCG GTGGATTCGGCCGCAAACATTCAACCCGAAAAAGTGGAGGACATATGGAATCTGAGAGGAATCCTCAACACATCTTGGCATCGGATCAAAATACAGAATACATCGTGCGTATCTAGATCCAAAATGTGA
- the LOC119338840 gene encoding uncharacterized protein LOC119338840, translating to MVPRLERGGSGFQLPNSEQENSLFLRALISVVSEDTAAPALRPELSTPPFAPAPTPAPAAAACARCGVDGCLGCEFVAAAAATTGSSSEGEECSATSLVKNGGVGKRGAGGGGSKFRGVLLRWLEVVDAAAVKVLDEMPLCL from the coding sequence ATGGTGCCAAGGCTGGAGCGCGGCGGCAGCGGGTTCCAACTCCCCAACTCCGAGCAGGAGAACTCCCTCTTCCTCCGTGCTCTCATCTCCGTCGTGTCCGAGGACACCGCGGCCCCCGCCTTGCGCCCGGAGCTGTCGACGCCGCCCTTTGCTCCTGCTCCCACTCCGGCGCCTGCGGCTGCTGCGTGTGCCAGGTGCGGCGTGGACGGGTGCCTCGGCTGCGAGTTTGTCGCTGCGGCCGCGGCGACGACCGGGTCGAGCAGCGAGGGGGAGGAGTGCTCGGCCACGAGCCTCGTGAAGAACGGCGGCGTGGGCAAGCgaggggctggcggcggcgggagcAAGTTCAGGGGCGTGCTCCTCCGCTGGCTGGAGGTCGTCGACGCCGCCGCGGTCaaggtgctcgacgaaatgccgctCTGTTTGTGA